The Niastella koreensis GR20-10 genome includes a window with the following:
- a CDS encoding DUF6377 domain-containing protein translates to MLLFLMGQVSGYAQPFRSDSLLRVLKGELTRESLYERQKANRIARLQLTLLHTDSTRFNARFNLYSAIFEEYHSYKFDSAFVYVQQLTALCERFQQKDSLARSTILLGTILLNSGLYKEAFDVIEKMDTAGLANRLRSDYLVLRARLYGGIGEYDNDAFFTERYYRKADEDYNSADRLTPPSDFEHTIDLAFIPDSVKQKHLTPDFYYHLITNRPMPAHNLAMVAARLSFAFSGEDRLCFIILAAINDIRSCTKETLAVFLLGQELFKMNRTNDAFLFMQEADRNAVFYGTRNRALQIESMLPLISAKLVDEKQHQKDKLLIWFLVSLIVGGILFFLLVIYRRQMLRIKDSEGMIREKNAELQRVNARLWESSKIKEELIGLFFKTCSSYIDMLQTATRETQHYIKLGKYNEVLRLLKNMEIDREKGNLYKMLDSSFLTMFPGFIAAFNALLPEEDRVWPKPGETLNPTVRIFALMRLGVTGNEAIAKILDYSVSTIYTYKARIKSRALVPAIDFERKIMEIEFIGI, encoded by the coding sequence GTGTTGCTTTTTTTGATGGGACAGGTTTCCGGGTATGCCCAACCCTTCCGGTCAGATAGTCTTTTACGGGTACTGAAAGGGGAGCTCACCAGGGAAAGCCTGTACGAACGGCAGAAAGCAAACCGCATCGCCCGGCTGCAATTGACCTTGTTGCATACCGATAGTACCCGGTTTAACGCCCGGTTCAACCTGTATTCAGCCATTTTTGAAGAGTACCACTCTTATAAATTCGACTCGGCTTTTGTATATGTGCAACAGCTGACGGCGCTTTGTGAACGGTTTCAGCAAAAGGACAGCCTGGCCCGGAGTACGATCCTGCTGGGCACCATTCTCCTGAACTCGGGATTGTATAAAGAGGCCTTTGATGTTATTGAAAAAATGGACACAGCCGGGTTAGCCAACAGGCTTAGATCGGATTACCTGGTATTGCGGGCGAGATTGTACGGCGGTATTGGGGAATATGACAATGATGCTTTTTTTACGGAGCGTTACTACCGGAAGGCCGACGAAGATTATAACAGCGCTGACAGGCTTACCCCGCCCAGCGATTTTGAGCACACCATTGACCTGGCTTTCATTCCGGATTCGGTGAAGCAAAAGCACTTAACGCCCGATTTTTACTATCATTTAATTACCAACCGGCCCATGCCGGCGCATAACCTGGCCATGGTAGCAGCCAGGCTTAGCTTTGCTTTTTCCGGTGAGGACCGGTTGTGTTTCATTATCCTCGCCGCCATTAATGATATTCGCTCCTGCACCAAAGAAACCCTCGCCGTTTTTTTACTGGGCCAGGAACTGTTTAAAATGAACCGGACAAACGATGCGTTTTTGTTTATGCAGGAAGCTGACCGCAACGCGGTTTTTTATGGAACCCGGAACCGGGCCTTGCAAATAGAATCGATGCTGCCATTGATCTCGGCTAAACTGGTAGATGAAAAACAACACCAGAAAGATAAGCTGCTGATCTGGTTCCTGGTTAGTTTGATCGTGGGGGGGATCTTATTCTTTCTTTTGGTTATTTACCGGCGGCAGATGCTGCGCATCAAAGACAGTGAAGGAATGATCCGGGAAAAGAATGCGGAGCTGCAACGCGTCAATGCCAGGCTTTGGGAATCTTCCAAAATAAAGGAAGAACTGATCGGGTTGTTTTTTAAAACCTGTTCCTCTTACATCGACATGCTACAGACCGCAACACGCGAAACCCAGCACTATATTAAACTGGGAAAATATAATGAGGTGCTCCGGCTTTTAAAAAACATGGAGATCGACAGGGAAAAAGGAAATTTATACAAAATGCTGGACTCGTCTTTTTTAACCATGTTCCCTGGTTTTATTGCCGCTTTTAATGCGCTCTTACCTGAAGAAGACCGGGTGTGGCCAAAGCCCGGCGAAACATTGAACCCTACGGTCAGGATCTTTGCCCTGATGCGGCTGGGCGTAACCGGGAATGAGGCCATCGCCAAAATACTGGACTATAGTGTTAGTACTATTTATACTTACAAAGCCCGGATCAAATCGCGCGCGTTGGTGCCTGCCATTGATTTTGAACGGAAAATAATGGAAATAGAGTTTATTGGTATTTAA
- a CDS encoding alkaline phosphatase: MKNLVLIFLVFSTARAVAQNVYTTANAHAHNDYQHEPPLQAAYLNKFGSVEADVYLNDDVVLVAHNEKDVVNNKTLEDLYIKPILAHIKENNGYVYEDTTRSLILMLDIKSEGEATCHKIADLFAQYPDLTNCKTLTILVSGNKPLPGSYVSYPSFLWFDGLLSNRYNKEELSRIVVLSDNFREYSAWKGTGDIPAKDWAALQKAVAKGHELGKKVRFWNAPDNEEGWAKTFELGVDYIDTYSIKSLAEYMKKNTPKKP, from the coding sequence ATGAAGAACCTGGTATTAATTTTTCTGGTGTTTAGTACTGCCCGTGCAGTGGCCCAAAACGTTTACACGACAGCGAATGCGCATGCGCACAACGACTATCAGCATGAACCACCTTTGCAGGCAGCCTATCTTAACAAGTTCGGTTCGGTTGAGGCAGATGTATATTTAAACGATGATGTGGTATTGGTGGCTCATAATGAAAAGGATGTTGTCAATAATAAAACACTGGAAGATCTGTACATTAAACCTATACTGGCCCATATTAAAGAGAACAATGGTTACGTATATGAGGATACAACACGATCGTTGATCCTGATGTTGGATATAAAATCAGAAGGTGAAGCCACCTGCCATAAAATTGCAGACCTGTTTGCACAATATCCTGATCTTACCAATTGTAAAACGCTGACAATACTTGTAAGTGGTAATAAACCGCTTCCGGGTTCTTATGTTTCATACCCATCCTTTCTATGGTTCGATGGTTTATTGAGCAACAGGTACAATAAGGAAGAGCTTAGCCGCATTGTAGTGTTGAGCGATAACTTCAGGGAATATTCAGCCTGGAAAGGCACCGGCGATATCCCGGCGAAAGATTGGGCGGCGTTACAAAAGGCAGTTGCCAAAGGTCATGAGTTGGGAAAAAAAGTAAGGTTCTGGAATGCGCCTGATAATGAAGAAGGCTGGGCGAAAACCTTTGAACTGGGTGTTGATTATATCGATACTTATAGTATTAAATCCCTCGCTGAGTACATGAAGAAGAACACGCCCAAAAAACCTTAA
- a CDS encoding Gfo/Idh/MocA family protein, translating into MKKTFLTLLALAFLLPVISQQPLKVGVAGLSHDHALGLMRQYKDGKVILLGIAEADTALTGRYKRRFQLPDSIFYPSLAIMLQKIHPDAVLAYNPVYQHIDVVEACAPKGISVMVEKPLATTVAQASRMAELARKYSIQLLTNYETTWYASNQQLYTMVKSQTIGDVRKMVVHDGHEGPKEIGCSNDFLQWLTDPVKNGGGAITDFGCYGANLMTWLMNGQAPVAVTAVTHQIKPSIYPKVDDDATIVLDYANATGIIEASWNWPFSIKDWEVFGKTGYLHALNPNTLQQRLKTSYEPVTLQQPVYTDNLQYLSDVLHGKVQPGKDLSSLENNLIVVRILEAAKKSAKEGKRVAL; encoded by the coding sequence ATGAAAAAGACATTCCTGACACTGCTTGCACTGGCATTCCTGCTCCCTGTAATAAGTCAGCAGCCATTGAAAGTAGGCGTGGCTGGGCTTAGCCACGACCATGCCCTGGGTCTGATGCGCCAGTATAAAGACGGAAAGGTGATCCTGCTGGGCATTGCCGAGGCTGATACTGCGCTGACCGGCCGCTATAAAAGAAGGTTTCAGCTGCCCGATTCCATCTTCTACCCTTCCCTTGCTATCATGCTGCAAAAGATCCACCCGGATGCGGTGCTGGCTTACAACCCCGTTTATCAGCACATTGATGTAGTGGAAGCATGTGCGCCCAAAGGCATTTCAGTAATGGTGGAGAAACCGTTGGCCACTACGGTAGCCCAGGCCAGTCGTATGGCTGAACTGGCGCGCAAATACAGCATTCAGCTATTGACAAACTATGAAACCACCTGGTATGCAAGCAACCAGCAACTATACACCATGGTGAAATCGCAAACAATCGGCGATGTAAGAAAAATGGTGGTGCACGATGGGCACGAAGGCCCAAAAGAGATCGGTTGCAGCAATGACTTTCTGCAGTGGTTAACCGATCCGGTAAAAAATGGCGGAGGGGCTATTACAGATTTTGGCTGTTATGGGGCCAACCTGATGACCTGGTTAATGAACGGACAGGCGCCTGTTGCGGTTACGGCAGTCACGCACCAGATAAAACCTTCCATCTATCCAAAGGTGGATGATGATGCCACCATCGTACTGGATTACGCCAATGCCACCGGCATTATTGAAGCATCATGGAACTGGCCCTTTAGCATCAAAGACTGGGAAGTTTTTGGCAAAACCGGTTACCTGCATGCATTAAATCCTAATACGCTTCAGCAAAGATTGAAGACCAGCTATGAGCCTGTTACCCTGCAACAACCTGTGTATACAGATAACCTGCAGTACCTGTCGGATGTTTTGCATGGCAAAGTGCAGCCAGGCAAAGATCTTTCTTCCCTGGAGAACAACCTTATAGTTGTGAGAATACTGGAAGCTGCTAAAAAATCGGCAAAGGAAGGAAAAAGGGTGGCGCTTTAA
- a CDS encoding HAD family hydrolase, whose product MNSATTLKKKQTILTELSNGDFDAFLYDCDGTLADNMEGHKASYRAAALMYGFELDDTIIDELAGWPIIQVAEEIRKKYGASYNPEVFAQLKNMLYEDTFIQETKPIDFVVAHLKAHAGRVRIGVVSGGSQVSVSRTLQQLGITKLVEVLVCAGDTARGKPYPDPFLYAAKQLGVAPTRCLVFEDGNPGVQAAVAAGMQWIRIDHV is encoded by the coding sequence ATGAATAGTGCAACTACTTTAAAGAAAAAACAAACGATCCTTACTGAATTGAGCAATGGAGATTTTGATGCGTTCTTATATGATTGTGATGGTACATTGGCCGACAACATGGAAGGGCACAAGGCTTCTTACCGGGCAGCGGCATTGATGTATGGATTTGAACTGGACGATACCATTATAGATGAACTGGCGGGCTGGCCTATTATCCAGGTGGCAGAAGAGATCAGAAAAAAGTATGGCGCCAGCTATAACCCGGAAGTTTTTGCGCAGCTCAAGAATATGCTGTATGAAGATACTTTTATCCAGGAAACAAAACCTATCGACTTTGTGGTAGCACACCTGAAAGCACATGCGGGCAGGGTGCGCATCGGGGTGGTTTCCGGCGGCAGCCAGGTGTCTGTTTCCAGAACGCTTCAACAACTCGGCATTACCAAACTGGTAGAAGTATTGGTATGCGCCGGTGACACCGCCCGGGGCAAACCTTATCCCGATCCCTTTTTATATGCAGCCAAACAATTAGGCGTTGCCCCCACCAGGTGCCTTGTTTTTGAAGACGGGAACCCGGGTGTGCAGGCAGCAGTGGCCGCCGGCATGCAGTGGATCCGGATAGACCATGTGTAA
- a CDS encoding phosphatase PAP2 family protein, which translates to MIKSAPAVSLAPKTVMVTTLISVVYLLLSVWLVGFKTDQLVLMAIFNGLYYASGTTRKFITGFSIFIVYWIIFDYMKAFPNYTFRDVHIEQLYQAEKHLFGISTATGVVTPNEYFRQHHATTGDLLSGIFYLCWVPVPLLFASYLFFRNRPLFLRFALAFFVVNMIGFVVYYIYPAAPPWYVQEHQFNFIANTPGNTAGLKRFDELVGVPVFQSLYAKGSNVFAAMPSLHSSYPVIVLYYGIKGRFRYAPVIFAMIMAGIWCSAVYTSHHYVLDVLAGICCAGTGITLVERGVSRPGWFARFFDSYLTKII; encoded by the coding sequence ATGATTAAATCCGCCCCTGCAGTTTCCCTTGCGCCCAAAACAGTAATGGTTACTACGCTTATTTCAGTAGTCTATCTGTTATTGTCGGTATGGCTTGTAGGGTTCAAAACCGATCAGTTGGTATTGATGGCTATTTTTAATGGGCTGTATTATGCTTCCGGCACCACCCGGAAATTTATTACCGGGTTTTCGATCTTTATCGTGTACTGGATCATTTTTGATTACATGAAAGCCTTTCCCAACTATACGTTCAGGGATGTACATATTGAACAATTGTACCAGGCTGAAAAACATTTGTTCGGCATTTCTACTGCAACAGGCGTGGTAACACCCAATGAATATTTCAGGCAGCACCACGCCACCACCGGTGATCTGTTAAGCGGCATTTTTTATTTGTGCTGGGTACCGGTGCCTTTGTTATTTGCCTCTTATTTGTTTTTCAGGAACCGGCCTTTGTTCCTGCGGTTTGCCCTGGCGTTCTTTGTAGTGAATATGATCGGGTTTGTGGTGTATTATATTTATCCCGCGGCCCCGCCCTGGTATGTACAGGAACATCAGTTTAATTTTATCGCGAATACGCCCGGCAATACAGCCGGATTGAAACGATTCGATGAACTGGTGGGTGTTCCGGTTTTTCAATCATTGTACGCCAAGGGATCGAATGTATTTGCAGCTATGCCATCCCTGCATTCCTCCTATCCGGTGATCGTATTGTACTATGGCATAAAAGGGCGTTTCCGGTATGCGCCGGTTATTTTTGCGATGATCATGGCTGGCATCTGGTGTTCGGCAGTATATACCAGTCATCACTATGTACTGGATGTACTGGCGGGCATTTGTTGCGCCGGTACAGGCATTACCCTGGTGGAGCGGGGCGTATCCCGACCGGGATGGTTTGCCCGGTTTTTTGATTCGTATCTGACTAAAATTATTTAA
- a CDS encoding sterol desaturase family protein, producing the protein MKKLYISNSSESVRMFKSNWMEGLSKVHFSIPLFIYVPLIAVMTWLAFDRHISTASYFLMLAAGVVVWTITEYILHRFVFHFEPSSEWGKRIHFIFHGVHHDYPKDAKRLVMPPSASIPIAIAFYFLFSLVIPNKTLLYPFFAGFIIGYLVYDMLHYAMHHYNFKSPLMKRIKQHHMLHHYDDPTKGYGVSSSLWDVIFQSGFPKKKKQYD; encoded by the coding sequence ATGAAAAAGTTGTATATCTCTAATTCCTCCGAATCGGTGAGGATGTTCAAAAGCAACTGGATGGAGGGCTTGTCGAAAGTGCATTTCTCCATACCGCTTTTTATATACGTTCCCCTTATTGCTGTTATGACCTGGCTGGCTTTTGACAGGCACATCTCCACAGCCTCGTATTTTCTGATGCTGGCGGCAGGTGTGGTGGTATGGACGATCACAGAATATATCTTACACCGCTTTGTTTTTCATTTTGAGCCATCCTCGGAATGGGGAAAACGGATCCATTTTATCTTTCATGGGGTACACCACGATTATCCGAAAGATGCGAAACGGCTGGTGATGCCGCCTTCGGCCAGCATTCCGATCGCTATTGCTTTTTATTTTTTGTTTTCGCTGGTGATTCCAAATAAGACCTTGCTGTATCCATTCTTTGCCGGTTTTATTATAGGCTACCTGGTGTACGACATGCTGCATTATGCCATGCACCATTATAATTTCAAAAGCCCGCTGATGAAAAGGATAAAGCAGCATCATATGCTGCATCATTATGACGACCCCACCAAAGGATATGGCGTAAGTTCTTCCCTGTGGGATGTAATTTTTCAATCTGGTTTTCCCAAGAAGAAAAAGCAATATGATTAA
- a CDS encoding DUF4833 domain-containing protein yields the protein MIRSIFLLVLCSLFSLYGAAQEGFPVPAGNANQLFFLQRTSNTNTIVYELNYKKGILDESNPVHVFWIRYAEKGQRAELSWIQRIFAYGVKTRQLADSSYRIRLVSYAGYSMYLKKGADNRYRLYAPINGKLMILNRIFVKIVGGSMWSPDIEYFEVTGIDPATGKAVAERKKVLANEIKEK from the coding sequence ATGATACGAAGTATTTTCCTGTTGGTGTTGTGCAGTTTGTTTTCCTTATATGGGGCAGCGCAGGAAGGATTCCCGGTGCCTGCAGGTAATGCCAACCAGTTATTCTTTCTGCAACGGACCTCCAATACCAATACCATCGTTTATGAACTGAATTATAAAAAAGGGATCCTCGACGAAAGCAATCCGGTGCATGTTTTCTGGATCAGGTATGCCGAGAAGGGTCAACGGGCAGAGTTGAGCTGGATCCAGCGGATATTTGCCTATGGCGTAAAAACAAGACAACTGGCCGACAGCAGCTACCGGATACGACTGGTTTCTTATGCAGGCTATTCCATGTACCTGAAGAAAGGCGCAGATAACAGATACCGGCTATATGCACCCATAAACGGGAAGCTGATGATCCTGAACCGGATCTTTGTAAAGATCGTTGGCGGCTCTATGTGGTCGCCCGATATCGAGTACTTCGAAGTGACTGGCATAGACCCCGCTACCGGCAAAGCTGTAGCCGAAAGAAAGAAGGTACTGGCCAATGAGATCAAAGAGAAATAG
- a CDS encoding CDP-alcohol phosphatidyltransferase family protein, whose amino-acid sequence MSQIAMRDRLQKNIYSVIDPVVHGLVKAGVTPNFITTTGLILNIGVAIVFIVGAEEGHRGDLRYVGWAGGLILFAGLFDMLDGQVARIGNMSSRFGALYDSVLDRYSELFMFLGICYYLVAHHYFLSSLFAFIALIGSMMVSYTRARSEGLGIQNKGGLMQRPERVVLTALSAIACGITASIIGGDYKLTIPGIPFHVFETMSVFTIPITVMAVLTNITAIKRLMDAKKALDNKV is encoded by the coding sequence ATGAGCCAGATAGCTATGCGTGACCGTTTGCAAAAAAATATTTACAGTGTAATTGATCCTGTTGTGCACGGGTTGGTAAAAGCAGGCGTAACGCCGAATTTTATCACTACCACCGGCCTCATCCTGAATATTGGGGTAGCCATCGTGTTTATTGTGGGCGCAGAAGAAGGCCACCGCGGCGATCTCAGGTATGTTGGCTGGGCAGGCGGCCTCATCCTCTTTGCCGGTTTGTTCGATATGCTCGACGGACAGGTAGCGCGGATAGGCAATATGAGCTCCCGCTTTGGCGCCCTGTACGATTCTGTGCTGGACCGCTACAGTGAACTGTTTATGTTCCTGGGCATTTGTTATTACCTGGTAGCCCACCATTATTTCCTGAGCTCGTTGTTTGCCTTTATAGCCCTTATCGGTTCCATGATGGTGAGTTATACCCGCGCCCGCAGCGAAGGACTGGGCATACAAAATAAAGGCGGGTTGATGCAGCGGCCTGAAAGAGTGGTGTTAACTGCCCTATCGGCCATTGCCTGCGGTATTACGGCTTCGATTATTGGTGGTGATTATAAACTTACCATACCTGGTATTCCCTTCCATGTTTTTGAAACCATGTCGGTTTTCACCATCCCCATAACTGTAATGGCGGTGTTAACGAACATTACCGCTATTAAAAGATTGATGGACGCTAAAAAAGCGCTTGACAATAAAGTATGA
- a CDS encoding DUF5686 and carboxypeptidase-like regulatory domain-containing protein: protein MTSLTDSKKGFTLFLFLTCFVVCAQAQTVIKGFVRDAQTHAPLAFVSVYFKGSKGVVSGEDGSYSISTSNPKNTTLEFSFNGYKVFRKKIEVGVTQEINAEMEVAEMASVTVNSRKRTKYSNRDNPAVELIRKVVDNREHNRMKAFDYVQYQQYEKMELSLTNKPEKLMNNRLLKNYRFLVENQDTTKIEGKALVPVYIEETLSNKFFRKSPSKEKTYVLAKKKVNLGEFVDNDGITRYLNSMYTPIDIYEPNLMLLSNQLLSPISDLAPTFYRFYLGDTVELDGIKLVKLTFAPRNANDLLFRGSMFVTLDGNYAVQKIQMGLAKHANINWTRELRIKQDFERGEDGRYHVVMSNILSEFALSKKASGGLVGERTVSYKNYVINQPAPDSVYEGKPEVFVDATAAGADSFWAANRHTALSATEEKAYTNMDSLQNMKSYRRLMDWATFLLAGYKAAGPFEVGPVNAFYSFNPVEGFRLRLGGRTTPKFSKRLYFETYAAYGFKDEKWKYFVSGAYSFNGKSIYSFPLNFIRFSYQHDTKIPGQELQFVQEDNFLLSFKRGNNNKWLYNDIYIAEYVREFGKNISYTFGFKNWKQQPAGSIVYQKLDGAGTSTIPEITTTELSAEIRWAPHEQFYQGKVYRIPIYNKYPIFRLRYVSGIKGFVNGDYNYQQLTLNVFKRFYFSQFGYADVVAEGGNIFGQVPYPLLTIHRANQTYAYQLNSFNMMNFMEFVSDHYASISTDYYFNGFIFNKLPLIKNLKLREVAGFKMVYGGVRRENDPAYNKETFLFPTDENGQTTTFSLAGKPYMEASVGISNIFKLLRVDLIKRLTYLNNPDVPNWGIRARAKFDF from the coding sequence ATGACTAGTTTGACAGATAGTAAAAAAGGCTTCACCTTATTCCTCTTTCTTACCTGCTTCGTTGTTTGCGCACAGGCGCAAACGGTGATCAAAGGCTTTGTAAGAGATGCGCAAACACATGCGCCCCTTGCTTTTGTAAGTGTTTATTTCAAAGGCAGCAAGGGGGTGGTAAGTGGCGAGGATGGCAGTTATTCCATTTCCACCAGCAACCCCAAAAACACCACGCTGGAGTTTTCCTTCAACGGGTATAAGGTATTTAGAAAAAAAATTGAGGTAGGCGTTACGCAGGAGATCAATGCCGAGATGGAAGTAGCCGAGATGGCTTCTGTAACCGTGAACTCCAGAAAACGAACAAAATACAGCAACCGCGATAACCCTGCCGTAGAACTTATCAGGAAAGTGGTAGACAACAGGGAGCACAACCGGATGAAGGCTTTTGATTATGTGCAATACCAGCAATACGAGAAAATGGAATTGTCGCTGACCAATAAGCCGGAAAAGCTGATGAATAACAGGCTGCTGAAGAACTACCGGTTTTTAGTAGAGAACCAGGACACCACCAAGATCGAAGGTAAGGCCCTGGTACCTGTTTATATTGAAGAAACCCTTTCCAATAAATTTTTCCGGAAGAGCCCGTCGAAAGAAAAAACATATGTGCTGGCGAAGAAGAAAGTGAACCTGGGTGAGTTTGTAGACAACGATGGTATTACGCGTTACCTCAACAGCATGTATACCCCAATCGATATCTATGAGCCCAACCTCATGTTGCTCTCGAACCAGTTGCTAAGCCCTATTTCGGACCTCGCTCCTACTTTTTACCGGTTTTACCTGGGCGATACCGTTGAACTCGACGGCATTAAACTGGTGAAACTGACGTTTGCACCCCGCAATGCCAATGACCTGTTGTTCAGGGGTTCCATGTTTGTAACACTCGACGGTAATTATGCGGTTCAAAAAATTCAGATGGGGCTGGCCAAACATGCCAACATCAACTGGACAAGAGAGCTGCGCATTAAGCAGGATTTTGAGCGCGGTGAAGATGGCCGCTACCATGTGGTGATGAGTAATATTCTTTCCGAATTTGCTTTATCTAAAAAAGCATCGGGTGGCCTGGTGGGTGAGCGAACCGTGTCGTACAAAAATTATGTGATTAACCAACCTGCGCCCGATTCGGTATATGAAGGTAAACCGGAAGTGTTTGTTGATGCAACAGCCGCCGGCGCCGATAGCTTCTGGGCAGCCAACCGGCACACTGCCCTGTCTGCTACGGAAGAGAAGGCCTACACGAATATGGACAGTCTTCAAAACATGAAGTCGTACCGCCGCCTGATGGACTGGGCTACCTTCTTACTGGCAGGCTATAAAGCCGCCGGTCCGTTTGAAGTGGGGCCCGTAAATGCATTTTACAGTTTCAACCCGGTGGAGGGTTTCAGATTGCGGTTAGGCGGACGCACCACACCGAAGTTCAGCAAACGTTTATATTTTGAAACCTATGCGGCGTATGGCTTTAAGGATGAAAAGTGGAAGTATTTTGTATCCGGCGCTTATTCCTTTAACGGCAAATCGATCTATTCTTTCCCGCTGAATTTTATCAGGTTCAGTTATCAGCACGACACCAAAATACCCGGGCAGGAACTGCAGTTTGTACAGGAAGATAATTTCCTGCTTTCGTTTAAACGGGGTAATAACAACAAGTGGCTGTACAACGATATTTACATTGCCGAGTATGTGCGGGAGTTTGGCAAGAACATCAGCTATACATTCGGTTTCAAAAACTGGAAACAACAACCTGCCGGCAGCATCGTTTACCAAAAGCTCGATGGCGCCGGCACGTCAACCATCCCCGAAATTACCACAACCGAATTATCGGCTGAGATCCGCTGGGCGCCTCATGAGCAGTTTTACCAGGGAAAAGTGTACCGTATTCCTATCTATAATAAGTACCCTATTTTCCGGCTCAGGTATGTCTCCGGCATAAAAGGATTTGTGAACGGGGATTATAATTACCAGCAACTTACTCTTAATGTCTTCAAGCGGTTTTATTTCTCGCAGTTCGGTTATGCCGATGTGGTGGCCGAGGGCGGTAACATTTTCGGGCAGGTGCCCTACCCCTTGCTCACCATTCACCGGGCCAACCAAACGTATGCATACCAGCTTAACTCCTTCAACATGATGAACTTCATGGAATTTGTAAGCGACCATTATGCATCAATAAGTACAGATTACTATTTCAATGGATTTATTTTTAATAAACTGCCCCTTATCAAAAACCTGAAGCTGCGTGAGGTGGCCGGTTTCAAGATGGTATATGGAGGCGTACGCCGGGAAAACGATCCCGCTTACAACAAGGAAACATTTTTATTCCCTACCGACGAAAATGGCCAGACCACTACTTTTTCGCTGGCCGGTAAACCCTATATGGAAGCCAGTGTAGGCATCAGCAATATTTTCAAATTACTTCGGGTAGACCTCATAAAACGGCTTACCTACCTAAACAACCCGGATGTTCCCAACTGGGGCATTCGCGCCAGGGCGAAGTTTGATTTTTGA
- a CDS encoding GtrA family protein: MMITFLKANIASLVASLSDFLITVLLVQWCETKVVMAAAAGTITGGIINFLIGRHWVFEAGNKRRTHNAERTTQNEMHPNKMYFGFSIKRSAFSVQLGKYALVWTGNLFLNTSGVYVLASGAGLHYTVSKVVTSVLVAFLYNYPLQKNFVFSNNW, translated from the coding sequence ATGATGATCACTTTTCTGAAAGCCAATATTGCATCGCTCGTTGCTTCTCTAAGTGATTTTTTGATAACGGTACTGCTGGTGCAATGGTGTGAAACAAAGGTGGTAATGGCAGCGGCAGCAGGTACTATAACAGGCGGGATTATTAATTTTCTGATAGGCAGGCATTGGGTTTTCGAGGCAGGGAATAAACGCAGAACGCACAACGCGGAACGCACAACGCAAAACGAAATGCACCCAAATAAAATGTATTTCGGGTTCAGCATTAAGCGTTCAGCGTTTAGCGTACAATTGGGGAAGTATGCGCTGGTATGGACCGGCAATTTGTTCCTTAATACGAGTGGCGTATATGTACTGGCCAGTGGGGCCGGGCTGCACTACACCGTATCAAAAGTAGTGACATCGGTATTGGTTGCTTTCCTGTACAATTATCCCCTGCAAAAGAATTTCGTGTTCAGCAATAATTGGTAG
- a CDS encoding phosphatidylglycerophosphatase A family protein, which yields MRRIASIIATAGGIGFLNKGGGTAAAVVFCLAWYFIPVGYVYQALLLVVLLAVGTWSATKMESVWEHDSNRIVIDEVAGMMITLAFLPDNWLYIVTGCVLFRFFDIVKPLGIKRAESLPRGIGVMADDVVAGIYAQLILRAMMMGKFL from the coding sequence ATGAGAAGGATTGCCAGCATTATAGCGACTGCAGGCGGAATTGGCTTCCTTAATAAGGGGGGAGGCACAGCCGCTGCAGTTGTTTTTTGTTTAGCCTGGTATTTTATTCCTGTAGGGTATGTTTACCAGGCCCTGTTGCTGGTGGTGTTACTGGCTGTGGGTACCTGGAGCGCTACCAAAATGGAAAGCGTATGGGAGCACGATAGCAACAGGATCGTAATAGACGAGGTAGCGGGCATGATGATAACACTGGCCTTTTTACCCGATAACTGGCTATATATCGTTACCGGCTGTGTGCTCTTCCGCTTTTTTGATATCGTGAAACCGCTGGGCATTAAACGGGCAGAATCGTTACCCCGCGGTATTGGTGTAATGGCCGATGATGTGGTGGCAGGTATTTATGCCCAGTTGATCCTGCGGGCTATGATGATGGGTAAATTTCTATAA